The DNA region CCGGCCGGGCGCCCGACCGGGGCGACGGAGGTGGCCGCGTTCCGTGCGCGGAACCGGCCGCGTGACCAGGACCCGCCCGCCCCGCCGCCGCACAGCGTCAGGAAGGCCATGCCATGGACCCCGTGCTCACCCCGGACGTGCTCGCGAAGCTGCGGCAGCCGCGCCCGTACCCCGCCGTCTCGCTCCTGATGCCGACGCATCGCCGGGAGCCGGACAACGCCCAGGACCCGGTGCGGCTGCGCAATCTCCTGGCCGAGGCGGAGCAGGCGGTGCAGGACGACCCCAGGATCTCGCGCGAGCGGCGGATGGAGCTGGTCGACCGGCTGCGCCGGGCGGTGTCCGAGGTCGACCTGCGCCATGCGGAGGACGGTCTGGTGATCTTCGTGGCCGAGGGCGAGCACCATGTGTGGTCGGTGGCGCGCACCGTGCCCGAGCGGGTGGTCCTGGCCGACACCTTCCTCACCCGCAACCTGGTGGCCGCGCACGCCGCCGAGCAGCCCTACTGGGCGCTCGCCGTCGCCGCCGACCGGGTGTCGCTGTGGAACGGCAACCCCGAGCACACCGAGGAGCACACGGCCGACGGCTTCCCGCTGACGCTCAGCATGGAGAACCCGGACGTGGAGCGCGAGGAGCAGATCGGGGACGTCCCCAGCACCTTCCGGGACGAGACGACCCTGCGGTTCCTGCGGGAGGCGTACGAGCAGCTGCGGACGGTCCTCGCGTCCGAACCGCGTCCGCTGTACGTGATCGGCTCGTCGGCCGCGCTCGCCGCGCTGTCCGAGCTCGGACCGCTGTCGCGCGACACCTTCACGATCGAGCGCGGCGGGCTCGCGGCGGGCCCGGCCGCCGCCGTCCACGAGGCCGTCGAACCTCTGCGCACCGCCCGCGAGGCGGCCGCGACGGCGACGATCGTCGCCGAGCTGGACACCGCGCGCGGCCGGCGCGAGTTCGCCGGCGGCATCGACGAGGTGTGGCAGGCCGTGAAGGACGGCCGCATCCGGCTGCTGGCCGTCGAGGAGCACTACCAGACAGTGGTACGGGACGAGGGCGGGCACCTCGAACCGGCCGAGGCCGCGACGGCGGACACCCGCGACGACATGGTCGACGAGATCGTCGAGCAGGCCCTCGAAACGGGCGCCGAGGTGCGCTTCGTACCGGACGAACTGCTGGCGGGCGCCGGCCACATCGCCGGCGCCCTGCGCTACTGAGACCGTTCCTGCGCGGCGCGCGCTCGGTCCGCTACTCCCAGGGCCAGCGGGCGTCGCGGCCGGCGTCGAGGAGCGGGATCATGCGGAAGGCGGCGTCGGTGAGGCCGCCCATGGCGTGCCGGTTGGCGCCGCCGGAGGGCATGGCGGCCTCGCGGTAGCCGGCCATGTTCCACATGTAGACGGGGACGTCCTTCGGGATCAGGTCGTCGACCGGGGTCTCGGGCATGCCGCCGTAGCCGTGGCAGTTGGACGGCAGCCAGCCGGGCCGGGTCTGCTCGTCGGTGACGATGACGACCCGGTCGTGGCGGGCGTAGAACCGCCGGACGGCCGACGGGATGTCGGTGCCGCCGATCTGCCCGAACCGCTCGACGAGCCGCAGCACGCTGTCCCCGCGCCGGACGTCGACCTTCCGCGCCTGCTGCCCGAACTCCACGAGCGTGGGCCGCTCGGCGCGCACCGCGAGCGCGGCGCCGAACACGGCGGCCTGCTCGGCGAGGCTGATGTCCGAGCTGTTGGGCGTCGAGTAGCCGTAGCCCGGGAACATGCTGGGGCTCCGGTCGACGAGGATCAGCGTCCGGCCGGCGAGCACGGGCACGTGGGAGAGGGAGTGCCCGAGGGCCTTCTCCAGGGCGTGGCCCCAGCGCAGCGAGGGCGCCGCCTTGTACGCCGCCCAGAACCGGAACGGGAACATGCGGGAGGCGCGGACCTCGTCGGGGTCGGCGAGGCGGGCCGCGATCCGCTCGGCGACGGCGTCGGAGACGCCCGCCTTGTCGAAGTTCCGGAGGTTGCGGACCAGGGCCATCAGGCCCATGGACGGGATGACCGCCTCCCAGGCGGCGGCGTCCATCGGGCCCTGCAGCCAGCCGGCCAGCGCCTCCCAGGTCATGCCCGCACGGGCGAGCTCGACGCGGCGCGCGGGGTCGCCGAGGACGGCGCGCCGGTCGGTGACCGGGAGCGCCATCAGGCGGGCGCGCAGGGCCAGGGTCTCCAGGGGCTCGGGGACGGTGTCGCCGCGGCCGTGACGGCGGTCGATGGCGTGCCGGAACAGCTCGCCCTGCCACGGCTTGGCCGGGTCGGGCGCGGCGTGCACCAGCTCCAGGACGTCGCCGAAGCGGTAACTCCGCGACTCCGTATCGTACTTGAGCAGCGAGCGCTCGTCGTAGAGACGGCGGACGGCGTCCGCGACGCCGCGCTTCACCGGCTTGGGCAGCGCCCGGCCGTACCGGGCGGTCCAGTAGCCGAGCAGCTCGCCGGGCTCGTCGGCGCGGCGCAGGACGGAGGCGACGACGCTGCGGTTCGACCAACTGCCGGTGTTGTCAGTGCCGTTGGGGTCGGTCGGGGTCGGGCAGCCCGCGTCGAGGCGTGCCTTGACGAACTCGGCGGCGCCGACGAGCGAGGCGGTCCGCATGTTGCCCTCGCCGCGCAGCCAGCGCAGCAGGCCGGCGGTCCAGGCCGGGTCCTCGACGGCGAGCCGGCGGATCAGCGCGGTGTACCGGTCGTCGCGGGCGCCGGCCTTCTCGTAGAAGGTGTCGGTGCCGACGGTGTTGGCGACGGCCAGCAGGAACAACTCGCTCTTCGCGTCGCGGAGGTGCGCGCCCGCACCCTCGTGCGTCCGGGTGCGCTCTGCCGTGGTGGTCACGGGCGAGACGGCGGACGGACGGGTGCCGCGCGCGTTGAAGCGGGCCATGGGGAATCCCCTCGCGGATGGGAGGGAAGGCGACGGCAGCGCCGGGGTGCCCGAGATCGGATCGGTGGGGGAACGTAGTGCTCTGGGCCGCTGAGCTACCGGCGCCCGAAGCGCCGGACGGGATTCGAACCCGCGTCTCTCCATTAACAGTGGAAGTATCCCCCGCCTGCGCACCGGGCACCCCGGCGCTGTGCGCCTCCCGAGATCGAAAGCGGTCCACGGCGAGATTTCTCGGAAAGAAGTAGCCGCTGACCTGCGCACCGGGAGGTGCTGTGGTTCCCACCGTAGTCCGTACGGAAATTGACGCCACCTAATATTCGCGGCGGCACCCTAGCCTTCGTCGGCGGCCGAGAGCCGGGCCAGTTCCTCGGCTGCCGATTCGGCCGCCTGGCGGGCCGACTTCAGGGCCTGCTCCAGGCGGCGGACCTCCGCCTCCGTCCGCTCGACCCGCGCCGCGGCGGCGACTCGGGCCTCCCGGGCCGCTTCCCGAGCCGCTTCACGCGCGGCCTCCCGCTCCGCTTCCTGCTCCGCCTGTCGCTTCGCCGCGCGCTCCGCCTCCCGCTTCCGTTCCGGGACAGGCAGGGCGCCCTCGTCGGGGGCGACGGCGGTGAAGTCGACGGCGGCTTCGGGGACCTTGACCAGGCGGCCGCGGGCCCATTCCTGGGCGACGTCGGGGCGGGCGAGGACGCCGTGGAGGGTCTGTTCGAGTTCGCGGAGGACGGTGTCGCTGACCGGCTGGCCGGCCTCGGCGGCGAGGTCGGCGGCCGTACGGGCGAGGGTGGCGACGAGCTGGTGCTGCTTGCGGGCGGCCTCGCGGAGACGCTCGCCGTCCAGCATCCGGTGGGCCACCCGGAGGGTCTCCCCCAGGGCGAGGAACCGTTCCGCCTCCTCCGGCCGCTCCTGGGCGAGCAGGTTCGCGGCCCACGCCGCGAGCACCGGCCGGCGCAGCGCCGCGAGGGCCTTCGCCGTCTCCGGGTCCTTGCGGCGGCGCGCCTCGGCGACATACGCGTCCCGCGCCTCAGCGAACTCGGCGGGCCGCAGCCCGTACAGCTCCTGGGTGATCAGCTCGACGTCCACGCACCCACTCTGCGCCGCCGGGCCGGTCCCGGCGCGCCGTACGCGTCGCGCGATGGATGCCCCGCCGGGATGATGGAGGAGACCCCGGAGGGCTTCGGGCCCGTACGGGCCCCGAGCGGCGGCGACGCGGAGGAGGGATGCGGTCCGGATGAGCACGGCGGACCTGCCGGCCGGCCCGGCCCCGGTGAGCGGCCCGGCTCCGGTGAGCGGCGCGTTCGCCATGGAGGCCGGTGGACTCCTCGACGTGCTCGGGGTGGCCGCCGTGGTGCTCGACGCCCGCGGCCGGATCGTGCTGTGGAGCCCGCAGGCGGAGACCGTGTTCGGCTATTCCGCGGCCGAGGCGCTCGGCCGGCCGGCCGTGACCCTGCTGGTCGCGGAGGCGCACCGGGACGAGGTGCTCGCGCTGTTCGCCCGGGTGATGGCGGGCGGCGGCCCGTGGGCCGGGGTCTTTCCGATCCGGCGCCGGGACGGGCGTACGGTGCCCGTCGAGTTCCGCAACACGCGCCTTGAGGACGACCAGGGGCAGGCGTACGCGCTGGGGCTCGCGACCGACCGGGCGACCGTGCGCCGGGTGGAGCAGGACCTGGCTCTGTCCTCGCGGCTCGTCGCCCACTCCCCCATCGGCCTGGCCGTGCTCGACCTCGACCTCCGGTTCGTCCTGGTCAACCCGGCCCTGGAGCGGATCACCGGACTGCCCGCCACCGGGCACCTGGGGCGCGGCTTCGGGCAGGCGGTGCCGTCGCCCGACGCACCGGCGGTGGAGCGAGCGCTGCGCGAGGTCCTGGAGACCGGGGTGCCGGTGCTGTCCCGCCGGGTGCGGGGCCCGGTGCGGGAGGCCGGCCGGGACGCACCACAGGGCACGGACCGCCCGGACACCGACGAGGCGACGGCGGAGTCGGAGTCGGAGTCCGTCTGGTCGGTGTCCCTGTACCGCCTGGAGACCACCGGACGCCGGGTCGTCGGGGTCGCCGCCGCCGTCGTCGACGTCACCGAGCAGCACCGGGCGGAACGGGCGGCGGCCCGCGCCCGTAACCGGCTCGCGGTGATCGCGAGCGCCTCCGAGCGCGTCGGCACCACCCTCGACCTGGATCTGACCGCGCACGAGCTGGCGGAGCTGGTGGTGCCGGAGTTCGCCGACATCGCGGCCGTCGACGTCCTGGAGGACGTCCTCACCGGGCCCCGGCCGGGCGGCACCGACGCCTCGGGGCCCGCGGTGTTCCGGGCGCTTGCCGTGGAGACGGCGTACCCGACGGTGGCCCGCGACGCCGCCGACCCCGTCGGCGATCCGGCCCGCTACGGCGCGGAGCGGCTGGTCACCCGGTGCGCGCGGACCGGCCGGCCGGTGCTCGTCGCGCAGGTCACCGACGCCGATCTGGCGCACATCGCCCGCGACGCGACCGCCGCGGGGCTGCTGCGTGAGGCGGGCGTCCACTCGTATCTCGCGGTGCCGCTGCGCGCCCGTGGGGTGGTGCTCGGGGTGCTCGACCTGAAGCGGGCGCGCAACGCCGTGCCCTTCGACCGCGACGACGTGCTGCTCGCCGTGGAGCTGGCGGCCCGCGCGGCGGTCGCCATCGACAACGCGCGCTGGTACCGGCACCAGCAGCGGACCGCCCTCGCCCTGCAGCGGCATCTGCTGCCGCACGGCCCGGCCCGGCTCAACGGCCTCGACGCCGCCTACCGCTACCAGCCCGCCTCGGCGGCGGTCGAGGTCGGCGGGGACTGGTTCGACGCGATCCCGCTGGCCGACGGGAAGACCGCCCTGGTCGTCGGCGACGTGATGGGCAGCGGCATCAACGCCGCCGCGACCATGGGGCAGGTGCGGACCGCGGCCCGCACGCTCGCCGGGCTCGGCCTCGCGCCGTCGGTGGTGCTCACCGAGCTGGACCGCACGGTGGCCGGTCTGGACGAGATGGCCACCTGTCTGTACGCGGTGTACGACCCGGGCAGCGCCAGCTGCCGCATCGCCAACGCCGGGCATCCGCCGCCCGTCCACGTCCCGGCCGACGGACTGCCCCGCCTCCTCGACCTGTCGACCGGGGCCCCGCTGGGCGTGGGCGGTGTGCCGTTCGAGACCGAGGAGGTTCCCTTCCGGCCGGGCGATTCGCTGGTCCTGTACACCGACGGTCTGGTCGAGACCCGTGACCAGGACATCGACGTACGGCTCGCCGCCCTCACCGCGCTCCTCGACGGGCCGCCCCGCTCCCTGGAGGAGACCTGCGACCTGCTGCTCGACGCCCTGCGCGCGCCGGACGCTCCCGACGACGTCGCCCTCCTGATCGCACGGGCGCGCCCCCTCCCCGCGAGCGGGGACGGGGACGAAGACAGCACCGAGGACGGGGCCGGGAAGGAGGGAGCGGCGTGAACGGCGTCCCGGAACCGGCGGCCCGCATCCTGCCCTTCACCGAGGGCATCGCCGGCGCGCTGGTCGACGGCCACGGGCGGGTCGCCGCCTGGACCCCGGAGGCCCGCGAGCTGCTCGGGCGGTCCGCCGCCGAGGTGGTGGGCCGTCCGGTACGGGCACTGCTCGCGGATCCAGCGGCCTGGCGCGAGCTCGTACGGCGCTATGCGCGGGGGGCGCGGGAGGGCGAAGTGGTGCTGCGCTCCGGGCGGGGCGAGGACGTGCCGGTGGTGTTCCAGACCTTCGGCCTCAGCGACGACGGAGCGGCCCTCGCCACGGGCGGCGCGGGGACGGGCGAGGCCGGTGCCACGGGCTGCTTCGTGCTCGTCGCACCGGCGGCGCTGGCCTCGGGCTGGTTCCAGGACCACGCGTTCATCCGCGAGCTGTTCCTCCAGGACCGGGTGGGGCTCGCCGTGTTCGATCCGGAGCTGCGGCTGCTGCGCACCAACACCCACCTCCTGCCGTACACCGGCGTGCCCGCCGACCTGCGCGCGCGCCGGCTCTCCGACTTCCTGCGGCCCGAGGACGCGGCGGGCATCGAGAACAAGCTGCGCATGGTGCTCGCGACCGGGCTGCCGCTGGTGCAGGCGGAAGAGCTGCTGCGGACCATCGAGGACCCCCGCGGCGGGGTGAACCTCGCGATCTCCGCGTTCCGGCTGCAGGATCCCAGCGGCCGGGTGCTCGGCGTGACCGCGCTCTTCACGGACGTCACCGAGACGCGCCGGGCCGCCGAACGGCTCGCCCTGCTCCACCTCGCCACGGCGCGTGTCGGCAGTTCCCTCTCCGTCACGGACGCCGCCCGCGAACTGGCCAACGCCCTCGTGCCGGGCC from Streptomyces fradiae includes:
- a CDS encoding chemotaxis protein, with translation MDPVLTPDVLAKLRQPRPYPAVSLLMPTHRREPDNAQDPVRLRNLLAEAEQAVQDDPRISRERRMELVDRLRRAVSEVDLRHAEDGLVIFVAEGEHHVWSVARTVPERVVLADTFLTRNLVAAHAAEQPYWALAVAADRVSLWNGNPEHTEEHTADGFPLTLSMENPDVEREEQIGDVPSTFRDETTLRFLREAYEQLRTVLASEPRPLYVIGSSAALAALSELGPLSRDTFTIERGGLAAGPAAAVHEAVEPLRTAREAAATATIVAELDTARGRREFAGGIDEVWQAVKDGRIRLLAVEEHYQTVVRDEGGHLEPAEAATADTRDDMVDEIVEQALETGAEVRFVPDELLAGAGHIAGALRY
- a CDS encoding TROVE domain-containing protein, translating into MARFNARGTRPSAVSPVTTTAERTRTHEGAGAHLRDAKSELFLLAVANTVGTDTFYEKAGARDDRYTALIRRLAVEDPAWTAGLLRWLRGEGNMRTASLVGAAEFVKARLDAGCPTPTDPNGTDNTGSWSNRSVVASVLRRADEPGELLGYWTARYGRALPKPVKRGVADAVRRLYDERSLLKYDTESRSYRFGDVLELVHAAPDPAKPWQGELFRHAIDRRHGRGDTVPEPLETLALRARLMALPVTDRRAVLGDPARRVELARAGMTWEALAGWLQGPMDAAAWEAVIPSMGLMALVRNLRNFDKAGVSDAVAERIAARLADPDEVRASRMFPFRFWAAYKAAPSLRWGHALEKALGHSLSHVPVLAGRTLILVDRSPSMFPGYGYSTPNSSDISLAEQAAVFGAALAVRAERPTLVEFGQQARKVDVRRGDSVLRLVERFGQIGGTDIPSAVRRFYARHDRVVIVTDEQTRPGWLPSNCHGYGGMPETPVDDLIPKDVPVYMWNMAGYREAAMPSGGANRHAMGGLTDAAFRMIPLLDAGRDARWPWE
- a CDS encoding SpoIIE family protein phosphatase, with protein sequence MSTADLPAGPAPVSGPAPVSGAFAMEAGGLLDVLGVAAVVLDARGRIVLWSPQAETVFGYSAAEALGRPAVTLLVAEAHRDEVLALFARVMAGGGPWAGVFPIRRRDGRTVPVEFRNTRLEDDQGQAYALGLATDRATVRRVEQDLALSSRLVAHSPIGLAVLDLDLRFVLVNPALERITGLPATGHLGRGFGQAVPSPDAPAVERALREVLETGVPVLSRRVRGPVREAGRDAPQGTDRPDTDEATAESESESVWSVSLYRLETTGRRVVGVAAAVVDVTEQHRAERAAARARNRLAVIASASERVGTTLDLDLTAHELAELVVPEFADIAAVDVLEDVLTGPRPGGTDASGPAVFRALAVETAYPTVARDAADPVGDPARYGAERLVTRCARTGRPVLVAQVTDADLAHIARDATAAGLLREAGVHSYLAVPLRARGVVLGVLDLKRARNAVPFDRDDVLLAVELAARAAVAIDNARWYRHQQRTALALQRHLLPHGPARLNGLDAAYRYQPASAAVEVGGDWFDAIPLADGKTALVVGDVMGSGINAAATMGQVRTAARTLAGLGLAPSVVLTELDRTVAGLDEMATCLYAVYDPGSASCRIANAGHPPPVHVPADGLPRLLDLSTGAPLGVGGVPFETEEVPFRPGDSLVLYTDGLVETRDQDIDVRLAALTALLDGPPRSLEETCDLLLDALRAPDAPDDVALLIARARPLPASGDGDEDSTEDGAGKEGAA